The following proteins are co-located in the Synchiropus splendidus isolate RoL2022-P1 chromosome 14, RoL_Sspl_1.0, whole genome shotgun sequence genome:
- the cpt1ab gene encoding carnitine O-palmitoyltransferase 1, liver isoform isoform X2: MAEAHQAVAFQFTVTPDGIDLQLCHEALRQIYLSGLHSWKKRFIRFKNGVMTGVYPGSPGGFMVVVVSYMSYNKYRGLDPSLGLIAKLGQHIPISKYMSSNSQMIVGGVLVGTGLWVTIIMIMRNVLKSLLSWHGWMHARHGSVSWSARLWMILVKVFSGRKPMLYSFQNSLPRLPVPRVKDTCSRYLESVRPLMDDEQYERMKGLAKDFEQNLGPRLQWYLKLKSWWASNYVSDWWEEYIYLRGRGPIMVNSNYYAMDFLYVFPTPIQAARAANAIHAIMLYRRKLDRAQIKPLMLLNTIPMCSSQYERMFNTSRVPGVDTDVLQHMNESKHIAVFHKGRFYKVWMFYDGRLLLPREIEQQMEKILADASEPQPGEEKLAALTAGERTPWAKAREEYFRSGKNKQSLDAIEKAAFFVTLDDTEQRFEEKDPVGSLDRYAKSLLHGKCYDRWFDKSFNLIVFKNGTMGLNAEHSWADAPIIGHLWEHVLSMDPFKLGYTDDGHCCGKPHPNLPGPQRLLWDISPECQEIIQNSLTVAKTLSDDVDCHIFPFSDFGKGLIKKCRTSPDAFIQIALQLAHFRDKGKFCLTYEASMTRLFREGRTETVRSCTMETCNFVRAMLRDETREERLKLLKTAAEKHQNMYRLAMTGNGIDRHLFCLYVVSKYLGEDSPFLKEVLSEPWRLSTSQTPLQQVELFDLVKHPEYVSSGGGFGPVADDGYGVSYIIVGENLINFHISSKHSSPETDSHRFGSNIRQAMLDILDLFQLDKKTLK; this comes from the exons ATGGCAGAAGCGCATCAGGCGGTGGCCTTTCAGTTCACCGTCACCCCTGATGGTATAGACTTGCAGCTGTGCCACGAAGCTCTTCGCCAGATCTATCTTTCTGGTCTTCACTCCTGGAAGAAAAGATTCATTCGCTTCAAG AATGGGGTGATGACCGGAGTGTATCCAGGCAGCCCTGGTGGCTTCATGGTGGTCGTGGTTTCCTACATGTCCTACAACAAATACAGAGGCCTGGACCCGTCTCTGGGGTTGATAGCAAAGCTGGGCCAGCATATACCAATAAG CAAATACATGTCCTCCAACAGTCAGATGATCGTGGGGGGTGTGCTGGTGGGCACAGGCCTGTGGGtgacaataataatgattatgaGGAATGTCCTGAAGAGCCTGTTGTCATGGCACGGCTGGATGCATGCACGTCACGGCTCGGTGTCCTGGTCTGCCCGTCTGTGGATG atATTAGTAAAGGTATTTTCTGGTCGGAAGCCGATGCTCTACAGTTTCCAGAACTCTCTTCCAAGACTACCTGTACCGCGTGTCAAGGACACGTGCAGCAGG TACTTGGAGTCTGTTCGCCCACTCATGGACGATGAACAGTATGAACGAATGAAGGGACTGGCGAAAGATTTTGAACAGAATCTGGGGCCCagactacagtggtacctcaaaCTCAAATCTTGGTGGGCTTCCAACTAT GTCAGTGACTGGTGGGAGGAGTACATCTACCTAAGGGGACGTGGGCCCATTATGGTCAACAGCAACTACTATGCCATG GACTTCCTGTATGTGTTCCCCACTCCAATCCAGGCTGCCAGGGCAGCTAACGCCATCCATGCTATCATGCTGTACCGGAGAAAACTGGACAGGGCGCAGATCAAACCA CTCATGCTCCTAAACACTATCCCCATGTGTTCATCCCAATATGAGCGTATGTTCAACACCAGTCGTGTCCCAGGTGTAGACACAG ACGTCCTCCAGCACATGAATGAGAGCAAGCACATCGCCGTGTTCCACAAGGGTAGATTCTACAAGGTGTGGATGTTTTACGACGgccggctgctgctgcctcGAGAGATCGAACAGCAGATGGAGAAGATCCTGGCCGACGCGTCTGAGCCGCAGCCCGGAGAGGAGAAACTGGCTGCGCTGACTGCCGGGGAGAG GACCCCGTGGGCAAAGGCTCGTGAGGAATACTTCAGGAGTGGGAAGAACAAGCAATCTCTCGACGCCATCGAGAAAGCCGCCTTCTTCGTGACCCTCGACGACACCGAGCAGCGCTTTGAGGAGAAGGACCCGGTCGGCTCCCTGGATCGATACGCCAAGTCCCTGCTCCATGGGAAGTGCTATGACAG GTGGTTCGATAAGTCCTTCAACCTGATCGTGTTCAAGAACGGAACGATGGGCCTGAACGCTGAGCACTCCTGGGCAGACGCTCCCATCATTGGACATCTGTGGGAG CACGTACTTTCCATGGACCCGTTCAAGCTTGGATACACCGATGATGGTCACTGTTGTGGAAAGCCTCACCCCAACCTGCCTGGTCCCCAGAGACTGCTGTGGGACATCTCTCCCGAG tgccAGGAGATCATCCAGAACTCTCTCACCGTAGCCAAGACCCTCTCGGACGACGTGGACTGTCACATTTTCCCTTTCTCCGATTTTGGCAAAGGTCTGATCAAGAAGTGCCGTACCAGCCCTGACGCTTTCATCCAGATTGCCCTGCAGTTGGCTCATTTTAGG GACAAAGGGAAGTTCTGCCTGACCTACGAAGCCTCCATGACCCGTCTGTTCCGTGAGGGCCGAACTGAAACCGTCCGCTCCTGCACCATGGAGACATGCAACTTTGTCCGTGCCATGCTCCGTGACGAGACG AGAGAAGAGCGTCTCAAACTGCTTAAAACAGCAGCGGAGAAGCACCAGAACATGTACCGCCTGGCCATGACGGGCAACGGCATCGACCGCCACCTCTTCTGCCTCTACGTGGTGTCTAAATACCTGGGAGAAGACTCCCCCTTCCTGAAGGAG GTCCTGTCTGAGCCGTGGAGACTCTCCACCAGCCAGACTCCTCTGCAGCAGGTGGAGCTGTTTGATCTGGTGAAGCACCCGGAGTACGTCTCCTCTGGAGGTGGATTCGGACCG GTGGCTGACGACGGTTATGGTGTCTCCTACATCATCGTCGGGGAAAACCTGATCAACTTCCACATCTCCAGCAAACACTCGAGCCCTGAAACT gactcGCATCGCTTCGGCAGCAACATCCGACAGGCCATGCTGGACATTCTGGACCTCTTCCAGCTGGACAAGAAAACTTTAAAGTGA
- the cpt1ab gene encoding carnitine O-palmitoyltransferase 1, liver isoform isoform X1: MAEAHQAVAFQFTVTPDGIDLQLCHEALRQIYLSGLHSWKKRFIRFKNGVMTGVYPGSPGGFMVVVVSYMSYNKYRGLDPSLGLIAKLGQHIPISKYMSSNSQMIVGGVLVGTGLWVTIIMIMRNVLKSLLSWHGWMHARHGSVSWSARLWMILVKVFSGRKPMLYSFQNSLPRLPVPRVKDTCSRYLESVRPLMDDEQYERMKGLAKDFEQNLGPRLQWYLKLKSWWASNYVSDWWEEYIYLRGRGPIMVNSNYYAMDFLYVFPTPIQAARAANAIHAIMLYRRKLDRAQIKPIYLLANKVPLCSAQWERMFNTTRLPGLETDVLQHMNESKHIAVFHKGRFYKVWMFYDGRLLLPREIEQQMEKILADASEPQPGEEKLAALTAGERTPWAKAREEYFRSGKNKQSLDAIEKAAFFVTLDDTEQRFEEKDPVGSLDRYAKSLLHGKCYDRWFDKSFNLIVFKNGTMGLNAEHSWADAPIIGHLWEHVLSMDPFKLGYTDDGHCCGKPHPNLPGPQRLLWDISPECQEIIQNSLTVAKTLSDDVDCHIFPFSDFGKGLIKKCRTSPDAFIQIALQLAHFRDKGKFCLTYEASMTRLFREGRTETVRSCTMETCNFVRAMLRDETREERLKLLKTAAEKHQNMYRLAMTGNGIDRHLFCLYVVSKYLGEDSPFLKEVLSEPWRLSTSQTPLQQVELFDLVKHPEYVSSGGGFGPVADDGYGVSYIIVGENLINFHISSKHSSPETDSHRFGSNIRQAMLDILDLFQLDKKTLK; this comes from the exons ATGGCAGAAGCGCATCAGGCGGTGGCCTTTCAGTTCACCGTCACCCCTGATGGTATAGACTTGCAGCTGTGCCACGAAGCTCTTCGCCAGATCTATCTTTCTGGTCTTCACTCCTGGAAGAAAAGATTCATTCGCTTCAAG AATGGGGTGATGACCGGAGTGTATCCAGGCAGCCCTGGTGGCTTCATGGTGGTCGTGGTTTCCTACATGTCCTACAACAAATACAGAGGCCTGGACCCGTCTCTGGGGTTGATAGCAAAGCTGGGCCAGCATATACCAATAAG CAAATACATGTCCTCCAACAGTCAGATGATCGTGGGGGGTGTGCTGGTGGGCACAGGCCTGTGGGtgacaataataatgattatgaGGAATGTCCTGAAGAGCCTGTTGTCATGGCACGGCTGGATGCATGCACGTCACGGCTCGGTGTCCTGGTCTGCCCGTCTGTGGATG atATTAGTAAAGGTATTTTCTGGTCGGAAGCCGATGCTCTACAGTTTCCAGAACTCTCTTCCAAGACTACCTGTACCGCGTGTCAAGGACACGTGCAGCAGG TACTTGGAGTCTGTTCGCCCACTCATGGACGATGAACAGTATGAACGAATGAAGGGACTGGCGAAAGATTTTGAACAGAATCTGGGGCCCagactacagtggtacctcaaaCTCAAATCTTGGTGGGCTTCCAACTAT GTCAGTGACTGGTGGGAGGAGTACATCTACCTAAGGGGACGTGGGCCCATTATGGTCAACAGCAACTACTATGCCATG GACTTCCTGTATGTGTTCCCCACTCCAATCCAGGCTGCCAGGGCAGCTAACGCCATCCATGCTATCATGCTGTACCGGAGAAAACTGGACAGGGCGCAGATCAAACCA ATTTACTTGCTGGCAAACAAGGTTCCTCTGTGCTCGGCTCAGTGGGAGCGGATGTTTAACACCACCCGCCTCCCTGGTTTGGAGACAG ACGTCCTCCAGCACATGAATGAGAGCAAGCACATCGCCGTGTTCCACAAGGGTAGATTCTACAAGGTGTGGATGTTTTACGACGgccggctgctgctgcctcGAGAGATCGAACAGCAGATGGAGAAGATCCTGGCCGACGCGTCTGAGCCGCAGCCCGGAGAGGAGAAACTGGCTGCGCTGACTGCCGGGGAGAG GACCCCGTGGGCAAAGGCTCGTGAGGAATACTTCAGGAGTGGGAAGAACAAGCAATCTCTCGACGCCATCGAGAAAGCCGCCTTCTTCGTGACCCTCGACGACACCGAGCAGCGCTTTGAGGAGAAGGACCCGGTCGGCTCCCTGGATCGATACGCCAAGTCCCTGCTCCATGGGAAGTGCTATGACAG GTGGTTCGATAAGTCCTTCAACCTGATCGTGTTCAAGAACGGAACGATGGGCCTGAACGCTGAGCACTCCTGGGCAGACGCTCCCATCATTGGACATCTGTGGGAG CACGTACTTTCCATGGACCCGTTCAAGCTTGGATACACCGATGATGGTCACTGTTGTGGAAAGCCTCACCCCAACCTGCCTGGTCCCCAGAGACTGCTGTGGGACATCTCTCCCGAG tgccAGGAGATCATCCAGAACTCTCTCACCGTAGCCAAGACCCTCTCGGACGACGTGGACTGTCACATTTTCCCTTTCTCCGATTTTGGCAAAGGTCTGATCAAGAAGTGCCGTACCAGCCCTGACGCTTTCATCCAGATTGCCCTGCAGTTGGCTCATTTTAGG GACAAAGGGAAGTTCTGCCTGACCTACGAAGCCTCCATGACCCGTCTGTTCCGTGAGGGCCGAACTGAAACCGTCCGCTCCTGCACCATGGAGACATGCAACTTTGTCCGTGCCATGCTCCGTGACGAGACG AGAGAAGAGCGTCTCAAACTGCTTAAAACAGCAGCGGAGAAGCACCAGAACATGTACCGCCTGGCCATGACGGGCAACGGCATCGACCGCCACCTCTTCTGCCTCTACGTGGTGTCTAAATACCTGGGAGAAGACTCCCCCTTCCTGAAGGAG GTCCTGTCTGAGCCGTGGAGACTCTCCACCAGCCAGACTCCTCTGCAGCAGGTGGAGCTGTTTGATCTGGTGAAGCACCCGGAGTACGTCTCCTCTGGAGGTGGATTCGGACCG GTGGCTGACGACGGTTATGGTGTCTCCTACATCATCGTCGGGGAAAACCTGATCAACTTCCACATCTCCAGCAAACACTCGAGCCCTGAAACT gactcGCATCGCTTCGGCAGCAACATCCGACAGGCCATGCTGGACATTCTGGACCTCTTCCAGCTGGACAAGAAAACTTTAAAGTGA